Proteins from one Chroococcidiopsis sp. CCMEE 29 genomic window:
- a CDS encoding metal-sensitive transcriptional regulator, with amino-acid sequence MHRSNGLTEDPLSISRQDELAHSQDIGHSYSGHIHGDAQLAHAHIHSEESLRSIVNRLSRIEGHIRGIKTMVQESRPCPDVLVQIAAVRGALDRVARMILDEHLTECIARAAEEGNIEVEIKELKAALDRFLP; translated from the coding sequence ATGCATCGCTCAAACGGATTAACAGAAGACCCTTTGTCTATTTCCAGGCAAGATGAACTGGCTCATAGTCAAGATATCGGTCATAGCTACAGCGGTCATATTCATGGGGATGCCCAGTTAGCTCATGCTCACATCCACAGTGAAGAATCGCTCCGCAGCATTGTCAATCGACTGTCTCGAATTGAGGGGCATATTCGCGGTATTAAAACAATGGTGCAAGAAAGCCGCCCCTGTCCAGATGTGCTGGTGCAGATCGCAGCAGTCAGAGGCGCTCTGGATCGGGTAGCGCGAATGATCTTGGATGAACATTTAACTGAATGTATTGCAAGAGCAGCTGAAGAAGGGAATATTGAAGTTGAGATCAAAGAGTTAAAAGCAGCACTAGATCGATTCTTGCCCTAG
- a CDS encoding HhoA/HhoB/HtrA family serine endopeptidase, translating into MRFSKFHRSIRQLSTHVLAVILGVVLTVSTLRVSPSQAETLSPNLISATPQIVAQQTEKATIAPNSFVTTAVNRVGSAVVRIDTERTVTRRLDPIFEDPFFRRFFGENLPQQLPAQRLQGLGSGVIIDRSGEILTNAHVVNQADRVTVSLKDGRTFEGKVQGADEVTDLAVIKISAGSDLPVAPLGNSSAVQVGDWAIAVGNPLGFDNTVTLGIVSTLKRSSAQVGIPDKRIDFIQTDAAINPGNSGGPLLNDRGEVIGINTAIRADAMGIGFAIPIDKAKAIKDQLMRGEKISHPYVGVQTLSLTPQLAQQNNNDPNSPFQVPEVNGVLVVRVLPNSPAASAGLRQGDVILQIDGQPVTKAEQLQRIVDSTRVGQVLQMKVQRGNQTQQLAVRTGELESAS; encoded by the coding sequence ATGCGATTTTCAAAATTTCATCGGTCTATACGCCAACTCAGTACCCATGTGTTGGCTGTCATTCTAGGAGTTGTTTTAACGGTTAGCACACTGCGGGTGTCACCTTCGCAAGCTGAGACCCTTTCTCCCAATCTTATTTCTGCTACACCCCAGATTGTTGCTCAGCAAACAGAGAAGGCAACGATCGCGCCTAATAGCTTTGTCACTACAGCAGTCAATCGAGTTGGCTCTGCTGTGGTGCGAATTGATACGGAGCGCACGGTTACCCGTCGCCTCGATCCAATATTTGAAGACCCTTTCTTCCGACGCTTTTTTGGCGAAAACTTACCCCAGCAACTACCAGCTCAGCGTTTACAGGGTCTGGGATCGGGTGTAATCATTGACCGGAGTGGAGAGATTCTCACCAATGCCCATGTGGTTAATCAGGCTGATCGGGTGACTGTTAGCTTAAAAGATGGGCGCACCTTTGAAGGCAAGGTACAAGGTGCGGATGAAGTCACAGATTTAGCGGTGATCAAGATTAGTGCGGGTAGCGATTTGCCAGTAGCTCCCCTAGGAAACTCTAGCGCTGTACAGGTAGGAGACTGGGCGATCGCAGTTGGTAATCCCTTGGGATTCGATAATACAGTCACCCTGGGAATTGTTAGCACCCTCAAACGCTCCAGTGCCCAAGTCGGTATTCCTGACAAACGGATTGATTTCATTCAAACTGACGCAGCGATCAACCCTGGTAATTCCGGTGGACCACTTTTGAACGATCGGGGTGAAGTCATTGGTATCAACACCGCCATTCGGGCAGACGCAATGGGAATCGGTTTTGCTATTCCCATTGACAAAGCCAAAGCAATTAAAGACCAGCTAATGCGTGGGGAAAAAATTTCCCATCCTTATGTCGGCGTGCAAACTCTAAGCTTGACACCTCAGCTGGCGCAGCAGAATAACAATGACCCCAATTCTCCCTTCCAAGTGCCGGAAGTTAACGGTGTACTGGTAGTGCGAGTTTTACCTAACTCCCCAGCTGCTTCCGCCGGTTTGCGCCAAGGGGATGTAATTCTCCAAATTGACGGGCAACCGGTGACTAAGGCAGAGCAGTTACAGAGAATTGTTGACAGTACTCGTGTAGGTCAGGTACTACAGATGAAAGTTCAGCGTGGAAACCAAACCCAGCAACTAGCAGTGCGGACAGGAGAGCTGGAAAGCGCCTCATAA